The following proteins come from a genomic window of Pseudomonas sp. MAG733B:
- a CDS encoding PvdJ/PvdD/PvdP-like protein gives MTISRRWFMAGLALTSAAVPAAFYGHREWTKPDPTITPGEASFDVADVAGQRLADTLRGVWQIRFEGRDAGLEGLPRDGLEVFLDIGHKGRGLIGFLDTAERLRSGEQPRYRVLGDLAGVKPAQLSWRLVSANGSCDYEFSMALDEVWAGFGNAGSGSLSGRVLDLDRPLMLTAQDNRFVAVKKVFPEARERTGLNPPLLAWLTSQEHRLFHQLWHASRDKWHTLPEDKRNALRGIGWQPGPRDLERDARGKRKDRNGSGVDFFFMHRHMLGTARSLQDLPSWTHFPLPQPELARDRIGFANYFDNHDATALPPTWLAEDDDEYSQWVSDIKTNETYHSNFQVWESQYRDPRYLSKLTLGQFGSEVELGLHDWLHMRWASVPRDPSNGQPVPFARDPADFSARWYAPENDFLGDPFSSHVNPVFWHFHGWIDDRLEDWFRAHERFHPGEVSRLQVNGVPWFAPGRWVEIADPWLGPSTHGCSTTPGLQAGKSVEMDPETMKLALRITFGEDEKKLADLFRKVPQRPWYARHLKAKQSQA, from the coding sequence ATGACGATTTCTCGACGATGGTTCATGGCGGGCCTGGCGCTGACCAGCGCTGCCGTGCCTGCGGCTTTTTATGGGCATCGCGAATGGACGAAACCGGATCCGACGATCACGCCGGGCGAAGCTTCATTCGATGTGGCGGATGTCGCCGGCCAACGCCTGGCGGATACGCTGCGCGGTGTCTGGCAGATTCGTTTCGAAGGCCGTGACGCGGGGCTTGAAGGCTTGCCACGGGACGGTCTGGAAGTGTTTCTCGACATCGGGCACAAAGGTCGTGGCCTGATCGGTTTTCTCGACACCGCCGAACGTTTGCGTTCCGGCGAACAGCCTCGTTACCGGGTGCTCGGCGATCTGGCCGGCGTCAAACCGGCGCAGTTGAGTTGGCGACTGGTCAGTGCCAATGGCAGCTGTGACTACGAATTCAGCATGGCGCTGGACGAAGTCTGGGCTGGTTTCGGCAATGCCGGCAGCGGCTCTTTGAGCGGTCGCGTGCTGGATCTGGATCGGCCCTTGATGCTGACGGCGCAGGACAATCGTTTCGTCGCTGTGAAGAAAGTCTTCCCCGAAGCCCGCGAGCGCACCGGCCTGAATCCGCCGCTGTTGGCGTGGCTGACGTCCCAGGAACATCGCCTGTTCCATCAGCTCTGGCATGCGTCCCGGGACAAGTGGCACACCTTGCCCGAAGACAAGCGCAATGCCTTGCGCGGTATCGGCTGGCAACCGGGCCCGCGGGACCTGGAGCGCGATGCCAGGGGCAAGCGCAAGGATCGCAATGGCTCGGGCGTGGATTTTTTCTTCATGCACCGGCACATGCTCGGTACGGCGCGCTCGCTACAGGATTTGCCATCGTGGACGCATTTTCCGCTGCCGCAGCCTGAACTGGCCCGGGACCGCATCGGCTTCGCCAACTATTTCGACAACCACGACGCCACCGCGCTGCCGCCGACCTGGCTGGCCGAGGACGATGACGAGTACTCGCAGTGGGTCAGCGACATCAAGACCAATGAGACGTATCACAGCAATTTCCAGGTCTGGGAATCGCAGTACCGCGATCCGCGTTATCTGTCGAAGCTGACGTTGGGGCAGTTTGGTTCCGAGGTGGAGCTGGGCTTGCACGACTGGCTGCACATGCGCTGGGCTTCGGTGCCGCGTGATCCGTCCAATGGTCAGCCGGTGCCGTTCGCTCGCGATCCGGCGGATTTTTCCGCGCGGTGGTATGCGCCGGAAAACGATTTCCTGGGTGATCCGTTTTCTTCCCATGTAAATCCGGTGTTCTGGCATTTCCATGGCTGGATCGATGATCGGCTGGAAGACTGGTTCCGCGCCCATGAGCGCTTCCATCCGGGTGAGGTCAGTCGATTGCAGGTCAATGGCGTGCCGTGGTTTGCGCCGGGGCGCTGGGTCGAGATCGCCGACCCGTGGCTCGGCCCGAGCACTCATGGTTGCAGCACCACGCCGGGGTTGCAGGCCGGCAAGTCGGTGGAAATGGATCCGGAAACCATGAAGCTGGCGCTGCGGATTACCTTTGGTGAGGACGAAAAGAAACTCGCGGACCTGTTCCGCAAGGTGCCGCAACGACCGTGGTATGCGCGGCATTTGAAGGCCAAGCAGAGTCAGGCCTGA
- the pvdM gene encoding pyoverdine-tailoring dipeptidase-like protein PvdM → MTKPRSKKALFIGLPLALAISAGAGFAAWDYWFKDNPGYPVKVMKQADELHERLLSFDSHITVPMDFGTAGNEADKDGSGQFDLVKTGRGRLSGAALTIFGWPEIWNGPNAPHRPTAGFIEEARFEQETRYKIISTMVRDYPNQVAIAYTPDDFRRLHGEGKFAIFMSMLNAYPLGTDLNALDKWAARGMRMFGFSYVGNNAWADSSRPLPFFNDSRDALGGLSDIGKQAVHRLNDLGVIIDVSQMSTKALEQVARLSRTPMVASHSAPRGLVDIPRNLSDHEMQLIKDSGGVVQIVGFPTYIRPLSQATQDKLNALRARFDLQPLQGLEMALMPGDPIITVWSEQRFGEYASQLYAIVDEEPKATLKDYGDAIDYAVKKIGIDHVGISSDFNDGGGLDGWKDVSEARNVTAELISRGYSEADIGKLWGGNFLRVWDQVEKSSKPVAKN, encoded by the coding sequence ATGACAAAACCACGTTCGAAAAAGGCTCTTTTCATCGGCCTGCCGCTGGCCCTGGCGATCAGCGCCGGTGCCGGCTTCGCGGCCTGGGATTACTGGTTCAAGGACAATCCCGGCTACCCGGTCAAGGTGATGAAACAGGCCGATGAACTGCATGAGCGCCTTCTCTCGTTCGACAGTCACATCACCGTGCCGATGGATTTCGGCACCGCCGGCAACGAAGCCGACAAGGACGGTAGCGGCCAGTTCGACCTGGTGAAAACCGGACGCGGTCGCCTGTCCGGCGCGGCACTGACCATCTTCGGCTGGCCGGAAATCTGGAACGGTCCCAACGCGCCGCATCGCCCTACCGCCGGTTTCATCGAAGAGGCGCGGTTCGAGCAGGAAACCCGCTACAAAATCATCAGCACGATGGTGCGCGACTATCCCAATCAGGTCGCCATCGCCTACACCCCCGACGATTTCCGCCGCCTGCATGGCGAAGGCAAGTTCGCGATTTTCATGAGCATGCTCAACGCCTACCCGCTGGGCACCGACCTCAACGCCCTGGACAAGTGGGCCGCACGCGGCATGCGCATGTTCGGCTTCAGTTATGTGGGCAACAACGCCTGGGCCGACTCGTCGCGGCCGCTGCCGTTCTTCAATGATTCGCGCGACGCCCTCGGCGGGCTTTCGGACATCGGCAAACAAGCCGTGCACCGCCTCAATGATCTGGGCGTGATCATTGATGTGTCGCAGATGTCGACCAAGGCCCTGGAGCAAGTCGCGCGTTTGAGCCGCACGCCGATGGTTGCATCGCACTCGGCGCCGCGAGGACTGGTGGACATTCCGCGCAACTTGAGCGACCACGAAATGCAGTTGATCAAGGACAGCGGCGGCGTGGTGCAGATTGTCGGTTTCCCGACCTACATCCGCCCGCTGAGCCAGGCCACCCAGGACAAACTCAACGCCCTGCGTGCTCGCTTCGACCTGCAACCGCTGCAAGGCCTGGAGATGGCGTTGATGCCGGGCGACCCGATCATCACCGTGTGGTCCGAGCAACGTTTCGGCGAGTACGCCAGCCAGCTCTACGCCATCGTCGACGAAGAACCCAAGGCCACCCTCAAGGATTACGGCGACGCGATTGACTACGCGGTGAAGAAAATCGGCATCGATCATGTCGGCATCAGCTCCGACTTCAACGACGGCGGCGGCCTCGATGGCTGGAAGGACGTCAGCGAGGCGCGCAACGTGACCGCCGAACTGATCAGTCGTGGTTACAGCGAGGCCGACATCGGCAAGCTCTGGGGCGGCAATTTCCTGCGGGTCTGGGATCAGGTGGAAAAATCCTCCAAACCCGTCGCCAAAAACTGA
- a CDS encoding aminotransferase class V-fold PLP-dependent enzyme, which yields MTNRRSFLKQAGILAAGLPLTAGVSLPALAGNLQQQPQQQPQPLPKGKWAQLRQLFNQDPDYLHFANFLVTSHPTPVRNAIDMHRANIDRNPGRAMDWDLQETEKREHNVRVWAGRYLNAKPEQVALTGSTTEGLAMIYGGIHVRPDQEILVSEHEHYSTNYTLEFRQQRQGTKVRKLKLFENSHDISVDEVLDSISKGIRPETRVLGMTWVQSGSGVKLPIGEIGKLVEELNRQRDEKDRILYVVDGVHGFGVENLDFPDMHCDFFIAGTHKWMFGPRGTGIICARSAEVKDVTPIIPTFSESTDFATIMTPGGYHSFEHRWAADEAFKLHLDLGKAEVQARIHALNTYAKNRLLEQPRIELVTPQSPQLSAGFTFFRIKDMDCEKIASGLMQNRVVCDSVDRDVGPVIRIAPGLLNSENEIDRFMALLNKTA from the coding sequence ATGACCAACCGTCGTTCATTCCTCAAGCAGGCCGGTATTCTGGCCGCCGGCCTGCCGTTGACTGCCGGTGTGAGCCTGCCGGCGCTGGCCGGCAATCTGCAACAGCAGCCGCAACAGCAGCCGCAACCGCTGCCCAAAGGCAAATGGGCGCAATTGCGCCAGTTGTTCAATCAGGACCCGGACTACCTGCACTTCGCCAACTTTCTGGTGACCTCGCACCCGACACCGGTGCGCAATGCGATTGACATGCACCGCGCCAACATCGACCGCAACCCCGGCCGCGCCATGGACTGGGACCTGCAGGAAACCGAGAAACGCGAGCACAACGTGCGGGTCTGGGCCGGCCGTTACCTCAACGCCAAGCCTGAGCAGGTCGCGCTGACAGGCAGCACCACCGAAGGTCTGGCAATGATTTACGGTGGCATTCATGTGCGCCCGGATCAGGAAATCCTGGTCAGCGAACACGAGCATTACTCCACCAACTACACCCTGGAATTCCGTCAGCAACGCCAGGGCACCAAGGTGCGCAAACTCAAGTTGTTCGAGAACAGCCACGATATTTCCGTGGACGAAGTGCTGGACTCGATCAGCAAAGGCATCCGCCCCGAAACCCGCGTGCTGGGCATGACCTGGGTGCAATCGGGCAGCGGCGTGAAACTGCCGATTGGTGAAATCGGCAAACTTGTCGAAGAGCTGAACCGTCAGCGCGACGAGAAGGATCGCATCCTGTACGTGGTCGACGGCGTGCACGGTTTTGGCGTGGAGAACCTCGATTTCCCCGACATGCACTGCGATTTCTTCATCGCCGGCACCCACAAATGGATGTTCGGTCCTCGCGGCACCGGGATCATTTGCGCCCGCTCCGCCGAGGTCAAGGACGTCACGCCGATCATTCCGACCTTCAGCGAATCCACCGACTTCGCGACCATCATGACCCCCGGCGGCTATCACAGTTTCGAGCATCGCTGGGCGGCAGACGAAGCGTTCAAGTTGCACCTCGACCTGGGCAAGGCCGAGGTCCAGGCACGCATCCACGCACTCAACACCTACGCCAAGAATCGTCTGCTGGAGCAGCCACGGATCGAACTGGTCACGCCGCAAAGTCCGCAGCTGTCCGCCGGTTTCACCTTCTTCCGGATCAAGGATATGGACTGCGAAAAAATCGCCAGCGGGTTGATGCAGAACCGCGTGGTCTGTGACTCGGTCGACCGCGACGTCGGCCCCGTGATCCGTATCGCCCCCGGCCTGCTCAACAGCGAAAACGAAATCGACCGCTTCATGGCCCTGCTCAACAAAACCGCCTGA
- a CDS encoding formylglycine-generating enzyme family protein, which yields MNSDLLSHFKALALTALMAGLLPTAAQAATPPPPGKVFKDCKNCPEMVVLPAGTFTMGTPDDEVGREPDEGPMHDVTFAKPFAMSRFQITAGEWDSYVKESGATIANGDTRPGRECIASKPRYPQSPRQPAVCMNFDDVKNYVAWLSKKTGQKYSMVSEAQREYAARGGTKGPFPFPFDEGKEYSIAKHANTYGPADGYSYSSPVGSYPPNAFGMYDMHGNVYEWVEDCEHPNYVGAPTDGSAWLEPNCEAVRIRGNDWGEAPVFSRSGNRNSQYPQERGDWMGFRLVRDL from the coding sequence ATGAACAGTGATCTGCTGTCTCACTTCAAGGCCCTCGCCCTGACCGCACTGATGGCCGGCCTGCTGCCGACTGCGGCTCAAGCCGCCACGCCCCCGCCACCGGGCAAGGTATTCAAAGACTGCAAGAACTGCCCGGAAATGGTGGTTCTGCCTGCCGGCACCTTCACCATGGGCACCCCTGACGACGAAGTCGGCCGCGAGCCCGATGAAGGGCCGATGCATGACGTGACGTTCGCCAAGCCGTTCGCCATGAGCCGCTTCCAGATCACCGCCGGTGAGTGGGACAGCTACGTGAAAGAGAGCGGCGCGACCATCGCCAACGGCGATACCCGCCCCGGTCGCGAATGCATCGCCAGCAAGCCGCGTTATCCACAGAGCCCACGCCAGCCGGCGGTGTGCATGAACTTCGACGACGTTAAAAACTACGTTGCCTGGTTGTCGAAAAAAACCGGGCAGAAGTACAGCATGGTCAGCGAAGCCCAACGCGAATACGCCGCACGCGGCGGCACCAAGGGCCCGTTCCCCTTCCCGTTCGATGAAGGCAAGGAATACAGCATCGCCAAGCACGCCAACACCTATGGCCCGGCGGACGGCTACAGCTACAGCTCGCCGGTAGGCAGCTACCCGCCCAACGCCTTTGGCATGTACGACATGCACGGCAACGTCTACGAATGGGTCGAAGACTGCGAACACCCGAACTACGTCGGCGCCCCCACCGACGGCAGCGCCTGGCTGGAACCCAACTGCGAAGCCGTGCGCATCCGCGGCAACGACTGGGGTGAAGCGCCGGTGTTCTCCCGCTCCGGCAACCGCAACAGCCAGTACCCGCAGGAACGTGGGGACTGGATGGGCTTTCGGTTAGTGCGCGACCTCTAA
- a CDS encoding cyclic peptide export ABC transporter, whose product MTQPTRGAIGELFALLKPFRLIVAASIFLGMVGGLSVTVLLATINNALHSDSGLTQGVVALFAGLCLLALASSICSDIGTNYVGQHIIAKLRKQLGEKVLSAPIEQIERYRSHRLIPVLTHDVDTISDFAFAFAPLAISVTVTLGCMGYLAILSWPMFLIMVAAILIGTAIQAYAQSKGVQGFMAARDAEDELQKHYNAIAEGAKELRIHRPRRQRMFTSGIKGTAEFICNTQVRSINTFVIAKTFGSMLFFVVIGLALALQTFWPSADKTVMSGFVLVLLYMKGPLEHLISTLPIVSRAQIAFRRIAELSEQFSTPEAHLLHNDQGDVKPAVHELQLADVHYAFPSVDGAAPFQLGPVNLTIKQGDITFIVGENGCGKTTLIKLLLGLYTPQQGQIRVNGEAIDAQNRDDYRQLFTTIFADYYLFDDVVQGDTHIPEDANKYLQRLEIAHKVSVKDGNFTTTDLSTGQRKRLALVNAWLEERPVLVFDEWAADQDPTFRRIFYTELLPDLKRLGKTIIVISHDDRYFDVADQLVRMESGRVVTELMPA is encoded by the coding sequence ATGACCCAGCCCACCCGAGGCGCCATCGGCGAATTGTTCGCCCTGCTCAAACCCTTTCGACTGATCGTCGCCGCGTCCATTTTCCTGGGCATGGTCGGCGGCCTGAGCGTCACGGTGCTGCTGGCGACCATCAACAACGCTTTGCATTCGGACAGCGGTCTGACCCAGGGCGTGGTCGCGCTGTTCGCCGGCCTGTGCCTGCTGGCGCTGGCCAGTTCGATCTGCTCCGACATCGGCACCAACTACGTCGGCCAGCACATCATCGCCAAGCTGCGTAAACAGCTGGGGGAAAAAGTCCTGTCGGCGCCGATCGAACAGATCGAGCGCTACCGCAGCCATCGGCTGATCCCGGTGCTGACCCACGACGTCGACACCATCAGCGACTTCGCCTTCGCCTTCGCGCCGCTGGCGATTTCCGTCACCGTGACCCTGGGTTGCATGGGCTACCTGGCGATTCTGTCGTGGCCGATGTTCCTGATCATGGTCGCCGCGATCCTGATCGGCACCGCGATCCAGGCCTACGCCCAGAGTAAGGGCGTGCAAGGTTTCATGGCCGCCCGTGACGCCGAAGACGAACTGCAAAAGCACTACAACGCAATCGCCGAAGGCGCCAAGGAACTGCGCATTCACCGCCCACGTCGCCAGCGCATGTTCACCTCGGGCATCAAGGGCACTGCCGAATTCATCTGCAACACCCAGGTGCGCTCGATCAACACCTTCGTCATCGCCAAGACCTTCGGCTCGATGCTGTTCTTCGTGGTCATCGGCCTGGCGTTGGCCCTGCAAACCTTCTGGCCGAGCGCCGACAAAACCGTGATGAGCGGCTTCGTGCTGGTGCTGCTGTACATGAAAGGCCCGCTGGAACACTTGATCAGCACCCTGCCGATTGTCAGCCGCGCGCAGATCGCCTTCCGCCGCATCGCCGAATTGTCCGAGCAATTTTCCACCCCGGAAGCGCATCTGCTGCACAATGATCAGGGCGACGTCAAACCGGCTGTGCATGAACTGCAACTGGCCGACGTGCACTACGCCTTCCCGTCCGTCGACGGCGCCGCGCCGTTTCAATTGGGGCCGGTGAACCTGACGATCAAACAGGGCGATATCACTTTCATCGTCGGCGAGAACGGCTGCGGCAAGACCACGCTGATCAAGTTGCTGCTGGGCCTGTACACCCCGCAACAGGGGCAGATCCGTGTTAACGGCGAAGCCATCGACGCGCAGAACCGCGACGACTATCGCCAGTTGTTCACTACCATCTTCGCCGACTACTACCTGTTCGACGACGTGGTCCAGGGCGATACGCACATCCCGGAAGACGCCAACAAATACCTGCAACGCCTGGAGATCGCACACAAGGTCAGCGTCAAGGACGGCAATTTCACCACCACCGACCTCTCCACCGGCCAGCGCAAACGCCTGGCGCTGGTCAACGCGTGGCTGGAAGAACGCCCGGTGCTGGTGTTCGACGAATGGGCCGCCGACCAGGACCCGACCTTCCGCCGGATTTTCTACACCGAGCTGCTGCCGGACCTGAAACGCCTGGGCAAGACCATCATCGTGATCTCCCACGACGACCGTTACTTCGATGTCGCCGACCAACTGGTGCGCATGGAAAGCGGCCGGGTCGTCACCGAGCTGATGCCGGCCTGA
- a CDS encoding TonB-dependent siderophore receptor, translating into MRSLPRRTPLALAVQRPSLHRTLLTSVLLTATLLGSNMANAAPVKVSISVQPLSSALTELGMQTNLQILYSPDQVAGIKSRAVSGSLEPSAALAEMLKGTGISFQINGNSVTLISGGSSSLQLGATTISGQALGLTTEDTGSYTTGATTTATKLPLTIRETPQSVTVVTRQQMDDRGVTSVADALRNTPGVTTQKYDSDRTEFSARGFAITNFQYDGVNIPYDGVYGENPNNGDDAANLDHIEVIKGATGLMTGAGDPSATVNLIRKKPTKEFKASVSATAGSWDNYRTEGDISGSLTESGNVRGRFVGALQDKDSYIDHYSQKKDLYYGVLEADLTDDTLLTLGVDKSSITPRGSSWTGNTVYFADGGKTDFSRSFNPGADWSRRDFDSTTYFASLEQALANDWKLKVSLDQKTTDHDTQLASASGGFPDRDTGEGMSFYQGHWEGHREQYTGDVNVSGPFTLGGRQHELVAGFMAAHSRQTGANFGSATDSDGLVPGNIFDWAGHIAKPDFPKIGKYERTQSQNGAYLATRLRPTDDLSFILGGRVSTYKYNEDYSYYPGAGTDTHASYKEHGVVTPYAGVVYDLNDTYSVYASYTSIYQPQINKDINGNTLEPVEGDSYETGLKAAYFEGKLNASLAFFRIEQDNVAESIGTNEITGDGIFKAVDGATTNGVELELAGELAQDWNVSAGYTYARTRDQDHQRIYGFPLATSKPEHVVRTFTTYRLPGALDQVTVGGGVSWQSAFYGQSFSPNVGNGEGGSTMLKQGGYTLVDLMTRYQYDEHLSFTANAYNVFDKKYLTGLGNFGTTFYGEPRNFQVTAKYDF; encoded by the coding sequence ATGCGATCTCTTCCACGCCGCACACCTCTCGCGCTGGCCGTACAGCGCCCGTCTCTGCATCGGACCCTGTTGACCAGCGTTCTGCTGACCGCCACGTTGCTGGGGAGCAACATGGCCAACGCAGCGCCTGTAAAAGTGAGTATCTCCGTGCAGCCGCTGTCCAGCGCGCTGACCGAGCTGGGCATGCAGACCAATCTGCAAATCCTCTACAGCCCGGACCAGGTTGCCGGCATCAAGTCCCGCGCCGTGTCCGGCTCGCTGGAGCCGTCCGCGGCCCTGGCCGAGATGCTCAAGGGCACCGGCATTTCGTTCCAGATCAACGGCAACAGCGTGACGCTGATTTCCGGCGGCTCTTCGAGCCTGCAACTGGGCGCGACCACCATTTCCGGCCAGGCGCTGGGCCTGACCACTGAAGACACCGGTTCCTACACCACCGGCGCCACCACCACCGCCACCAAGCTGCCGCTGACCATTCGCGAAACGCCGCAATCGGTGACCGTGGTTACGCGCCAGCAGATGGATGACCGTGGTGTCACCAGCGTCGCCGATGCCTTGCGCAATACTCCCGGCGTTACGACACAGAAGTACGACAGTGACCGTACCGAGTTTTCCGCCCGAGGCTTTGCCATCACCAACTTTCAGTACGATGGCGTCAATATTCCCTACGACGGTGTCTACGGTGAAAACCCGAACAACGGTGACGATGCAGCCAACCTCGACCACATTGAAGTCATCAAAGGCGCTACCGGCCTCATGACTGGCGCGGGTGACCCGTCCGCCACTGTCAACCTCATCCGCAAAAAGCCGACCAAGGAATTCAAGGCTTCAGTCAGCGCCACTGCCGGTTCCTGGGACAACTACCGCACCGAAGGCGACATCTCCGGTTCGCTGACCGAGTCGGGCAACGTGCGCGGTCGCTTTGTCGGCGCCCTGCAGGACAAAGATTCGTACATCGACCACTACAGCCAGAAGAAAGACCTGTATTACGGCGTGCTCGAAGCCGACCTGACTGACGATACCCTGCTGACCCTGGGTGTCGACAAGTCCAGCATCACTCCGCGCGGCAGTTCCTGGACCGGTAACACGGTTTACTTCGCCGACGGCGGCAAAACCGACTTCTCCCGCAGCTTCAATCCGGGCGCCGACTGGAGCCGTCGTGACTTCGACAGCACCACCTACTTCGCGTCCCTGGAGCAGGCGCTGGCCAACGACTGGAAACTCAAAGTCAGCCTCGACCAGAAAACTACCGATCACGATACTCAACTGGCCTCGGCCAGCGGTGGTTTCCCGGACCGCGACACCGGCGAAGGCATGTCCTTTTATCAGGGGCACTGGGAAGGCCATCGCGAGCAGTACACAGGCGACGTGAACGTCTCGGGCCCTTTCACCCTGGGCGGTCGCCAGCATGAACTCGTGGCTGGTTTCATGGCGGCCCACTCCCGTCAGACTGGCGCAAACTTTGGTAGTGCCACTGACTCCGATGGACTGGTGCCGGGCAACATCTTTGACTGGGCAGGCCATATCGCGAAACCGGACTTCCCGAAAATCGGCAAGTACGAGCGCACCCAGAGCCAGAACGGCGCTTACCTGGCCACCCGCCTGCGCCCGACCGATGATCTGTCGTTCATCCTTGGCGGCCGTGTCAGTACCTACAAGTACAACGAGGATTACAGCTACTACCCAGGCGCTGGCACCGACACACACGCCAGCTACAAGGAACATGGCGTCGTCACACCCTACGCCGGTGTAGTCTATGACCTGAACGATACCTATTCGGTCTACGCCAGCTACACCAGCATTTACCAGCCACAAATCAACAAGGACATCAATGGCAATACCCTTGAACCGGTTGAAGGTGACAGCTACGAAACCGGTCTGAAAGCGGCCTACTTCGAAGGCAAACTGAACGCCAGCCTGGCCTTCTTCCGCATCGAGCAGGACAACGTTGCAGAGTCGATCGGTACCAATGAGATCACCGGCGACGGCATTTTCAAAGCCGTCGACGGTGCCACCACCAATGGCGTTGAACTGGAGCTGGCCGGCGAACTGGCACAGGACTGGAATGTTTCGGCCGGTTACACCTACGCCCGTACTCGCGATCAGGACCATCAACGTATCTACGGCTTCCCGCTGGCCACCAGCAAACCCGAACACGTAGTGCGTACGTTCACTACCTACCGCCTGCCCGGCGCACTGGACCAGGTCACCGTCGGTGGCGGTGTCAGCTGGCAGAGCGCGTTTTACGGTCAGAGCTTCAGTCCGAACGTGGGTAATGGCGAAGGCGGTAGCACCATGCTCAAGCAAGGCGGCTACACCCTCGTGGACCTGATGACCCGTTATCAGTACGACGAGCACCTGAGCTTCACCGCCAACGCCTACAACGTCTTCGACAAGAAGTACCTGACAGGCCTGGGCAACTTCGGCACCACCTTCTACGGCGAGCCGCGTAACTTCCAGGTAACGGCCAAGTACGACTTCTGA
- a CDS encoding alpha/beta hydrolase yields the protein MAVLPELEAFLELAEFGRLTGKSRAMHEQTPQQARIDFEASSGFLDVPLDTIVCENFSIAARDGHRLAARLYRDGQTVDGLQPVILYFHGGGYVVGSLDSHDALCRRLAAQGGFALLTVDYRLAPEWRFPAPVQDACDAGNWLVREGSAHGLDASRVALAGDSVGATLATVLSLIAVREPEELALKPKAQLLVYPVTDATTHRASHRDFAEGYLLETPTLDWFYAHYGRTPADLADWRCSPLLAEDLSGMAPALVYLAGHDPLHDEGLAYAERLRAAGNDVTLLEQPGMTHDFLRMAGLLSEVEAIHAEVAGWVRSKV from the coding sequence ATGGCCGTACTGCCAGAACTTGAAGCTTTTCTCGAACTCGCCGAGTTCGGCCGCCTGACCGGCAAAAGTCGCGCAATGCACGAGCAGACCCCGCAACAGGCGCGGATCGATTTCGAAGCGTCCTCGGGGTTCCTCGATGTGCCGCTGGACACCATCGTCTGCGAGAACTTCAGCATCGCCGCGCGCGACGGCCACCGCCTGGCGGCGCGGCTGTATCGCGACGGGCAAACGGTCGACGGTTTGCAACCGGTGATCCTGTATTTCCACGGGGGTGGCTACGTAGTCGGTAGCCTCGATTCCCACGATGCGCTGTGCCGACGCTTGGCCGCGCAGGGTGGTTTTGCCCTGTTGACCGTGGATTATCGCCTGGCGCCGGAATGGCGTTTCCCGGCCCCGGTGCAGGACGCCTGCGATGCCGGCAACTGGCTGGTGCGCGAAGGCTCGGCCCATGGCCTGGACGCGTCACGGGTGGCGCTGGCCGGTGACAGCGTTGGTGCAACCCTGGCGACGGTGCTGTCACTGATCGCCGTGCGTGAACCCGAAGAACTGGCGTTGAAACCCAAGGCGCAATTGCTGGTGTACCCGGTCACCGACGCCACCACCCATCGCGCCTCGCACCGGGATTTTGCCGAAGGGTACTTGCTGGAAACCCCGACGCTGGACTGGTTCTACGCCCACTACGGCCGCACCCCGGCAGACCTCGCGGACTGGCGCTGCTCACCGCTGCTGGCCGAAGACCTGTCGGGTATGGCGCCCGCCTTGGTGTACCTGGCCGGCCACGATCCGCTGCACGACGAAGGCCTGGCCTATGCCGAGCGCTTGCGCGCTGCCGGCAACGACGTGACCTTGCTTGAACAGCCGGGCATGACTCATGACTTTCTGCGCATGGCGGGGTTGTTGAGTGAGGTGGAAGCGATTCATGCGGAAGTGGCGGGGTGGGTGCGGTCAAAGGTTTGA